CAGATACTTCATGGGTTACTACCCCAACAAGGTCTGCTGTTCGCTGAACGTGTTAACCAATCTCGGGTATGGAATGATCAATGCCATGGTAGGGGGTCAGATTCTGTCTAAGCTCTCCGGAGGAACTGTATCCGTCATTGTCGGTATTATCATTGTCGCCCTTGGAAGTGCAATCATGGCGACGTTTGGCATGCGCGTATTCCATATATATGAGAGGTATTATCCTTGCGCACAGTGCTGATGCACGATGACAAAGTGACAAACTGACTTGGGGGGCATAGATTCGCTTGGTTACCTCAACTGCTCACATTCTGCATCTTGGCAGGATCAGCAATACCACAATTTGACCTCCATGCAAAGTCCGTCGGGTCGTCCGATGAGATAAATGCAAAGCGCTTGGGTTTTTTCTCGCTCTGCATGTCGTCGGCTCTCTCGTGGGCACCCTCCGCTGCAGACTATTATGTTTATTACCCATCCACGATCAGGCCATGGAAGGTTTGGTCAGTGACTACCATTGGAGGGTGCGGAGCGATGATAATGAGTATTCTCCTGGGAGTTGGCCTGGGAACCGGTGTTGCCAGCAATATCAGGTGGCAGGCACTCTATGACGGAACTCCGGGAAGCTTGTTGATGGCGGGCTATGACAGGCTTGGGGCGTTTGGCAAGATTTGCGGGTTCATTAATGTGCTAACGGTGGTTTCCAACAATGGCCCCGGAACATATTCGCTGGCAATGAACTTTCAAATGCTCGGAGACATTTGGTCGAGGGTTCCGCGTCCTATCTTCACCATCGCAAGTACCGTCACCTATACAGCATGTGCAATCGGAGGGAGGGATTTCCTCTATCAGATCTTCAAGAATTTCCTTCCTCTGATCGGATACTGGATCATCATCTGGTTCACCATCGCTGTCGAGGAAGATGTGCTTTTCAACCGGTGTCGAGGATACGATTGGAGTATATGGAATGACTGGCGGAAACTCCCAGTGGGTGTTGCCGCCGGGGTTTCCTTCCTAATCGGATGGGCAGGGGCGATTGTGGGTATGGTAAGTgaaggattcctcctttttTCAAAGGCGCCTGCAACAGACCCATGTTTGCTGACAGCTCGGGCGCCAAACAGGACCAAGTCTATTACACTGGGCCAGTTGCGAATGCGACAACAGGAGGATGTGATCTTGGGATCTGGCTCGGTCTGGGGTTCACCGCCATATCTTTTCCTGCTCTGAGATTGTTGGAGCTTCAGATGCTTGGTCGCTGATGCTGTAGACAATTGGTCTCCGCAAGTCAACCAGATAGACGTCGAACGTTGTAGCTATCAAGATTGGATCCGACGCAGAGAAGGTGTGCCATCCAGATCCTGTACAAACATGTTAGTCTATGTTCCGTTGGCAGCATAGAAGTTGTGTCGAAAGATAATTAGATGAATGGAAAATGAATACCTTGTAAAAGTCGGTATTGAATGTGCGCTCCAAAATTTACACCACAGTCTGGACCGAGAACACAGCATATATTCGTGCCACAGCTGTCATTTATCTCTTACACTTCAATTATGAACAGTGGAGGGATCCTTCTTGATAAACCGAGGATCGTGGTGAAGTGCGGGGAaagagctgaagaagatctgaAGAGTGAAATGTGTCCTCCATTAGGCTGGTGAGAAGTCATCTGGTTCCACTCACTCCATTACAAGAATCTGACATGCACGCCGCCCTAGCGGACCTTGGATCATATCCTCGCAATCAATTCCACGTTCGAGGGGCTTTTCTCGAGCTGTCATGGGAGCGGCCGAGGAAGGGGGAAACGATGGGTATGCATCTCCTATTCTAGGGCTGCTGATTTGCTGATCAGCAGCTGCCTGACCACTCCTCCTACACTAAACAACATTAATCACTAAGGCAACCCCGCCCCTGCTAGGTAGGCTTAGGTCCTGTAGCCCTTCCATCTACTGGTCATCACTCTCAGATTACTATTGGGCTCCGATCATGATGAAATATCTTCCTTCATCATCCCTTATGTTAATGATGCCAAGTGAAAGAGATGAAGAACATTATGGAGCAACTTGCAGCAGGGTTGAAGAATGGTCCATTGGCAATTCTCACCACTGATGTATCACACGTCGGCTTTGGTCGCCTGGGGCCCTATATCCTGGCTGGCCTTGCAGCATATCCAGTGCTATGCTCTTTTCTCCGTTTTCGCAAGATGCGATGGCTCCATCGCAAGTACAATTTCCCAACCCGCGAGTCCCTGGCACGCATGACCGATGACGAAGCGTGGGAAATTCAAAGGGTCCTATTGCAGCAGGAGttccctttcttcttcatcaaagcACTACAATTTGCGCTATTCAGGGTTAGTCAATCACTCGCTCTTAAGTTGATGTCCATGTTAAGAGACCGAGCAGACGTACGGAATCCCCACTATATCCAGCCTCCTGACCGCGACGAGCCAATTCTCGAACCCTGAGACATCCCTCAAGCGCTACACCGATACCAGCGTTCTGATTCAGGAGTTCATGGGAAATGCCCCCTCCTCAGAGCGCGCCTGCATTGCCCTCGCGCGCACCCGCTTCCTGCACACTGGCTACCGTGCCGCGGGCAAAATCCAAGAAGACGACATGCTGTACACGCTCGGCCTCTTCGCCATTCAGCCCGTGCGTTTCATCGAAAAGTTCGAATGGCGCACGTTGAGTGACATGGAGAAATGCGCCTTGGGTACCTTTTGGAAGAGCATCGGTGACGGGCTGGACATCAGCTACGAGAACCTCCCGTCAAGCAAGACGGGATTCCGCGACGGTCTCCACtggttggaggagatcatgGCCTGGAGCGACGAGTACGAAGTTCGAAGCATGCTTCCGGACGTGAAGAACCGCGAGACAGCCGACCAGACCACTGCCGTGCTGTTGTACATGATCCCCGGCCCGTTGCAGCCTATCGGGCTGAAGTTCGTTTCGTTCATGATGGACGATCGTCTACGGAAGGCCATGCTGTAAGCAGATGCCCTCACCCCCTCACTCCAACGCAACTAACTCGCAGCGCTAAAACAAGATACGACGCTCCACCCGCCGCCTACACCAAAGTATTCTCCTTTATCCTCCGCGTCCGCCGCTTTGTTATGCGCTACCTTGCCCTCCCCCGTCCCTACTTCTTGCGCTACCAACCCTACACAGAACGCCCAGACGAGCACAACCGCATCTTCGTCACGCAATGGGACGCAGCCCCCTATTACGTCAAGCCGACTTTCTGGAACCGCTGGGGCCCAACTGCCTGGCTCACCTGGGCTCTGGGGAAGCCGCTCCCCGGCGACGTGGGCGACAAGTATTACCCGCAGGGCTACTACACTGCCGACGTAGGCCCAAAGTACTTTGAAGGAAAGGGTCAACAGACCGTGGAGAAGATTACAGAAGAGCTCAAAGTCTCGAGGGCGGGGAAGTGTCCGTTCATGTGAGGTTCCGTTAGCTTCTTGCTTGCGTCACGTCCGTCGTGTGCTGCAAAAGGATGGCGCCATGTGCCTGTTAAATATGCCAATATCCCACTCTCTGCCGCCAGCCGACTGTTCTGGAAAGACGTCGTACAACTTTCGATAAAATGATGTCGGTCTGCTAATGGTGACGCAAACTGGTATTCTTAGAGAGTGAAACGGTAGTGGACACAAATGATTTTTGAATGAGAACTTTCTATCATGTTGCCAGAAACAGATGCGCTATCCTATGGTTCGGCTTGATATCTCCATACAGTTTACTCGAGTGATTTTTAATCTGCCCCGGTGGACCATTGGCGGAGGATTGCAGGTAGTGCTTTTGAACTTTGTACTATTTGAGTCCAATACTTTCAGAGGCCCTGGCGGCCATAAGAAATTAAGAACAGGAAGATTAAAAGAACGCTCGAGCAAAATATTCCAGTATGGCAGCAGCCCGCGAGCTAGGCCAAGGCCAGAGAGAAAGTAGACTTATGTATCAGGGGTATTACTGTGAACAGATCTTAATTCACATCACTGAAAGGCTAGAGAGACATAATTTACTCCTCAGCCTCGAGgggctcctcctcgccgctgccGAGAGTTAGTACACGTACTCTGCAAAAAGATCTGGGAAAACTTACTACTCCTCCTCACCCTCAGAGATGGAGGCGTCCTGGTACTGCTGGTATTCGGAGACCAGATCGTTCATGTTGCTCTCGGCCTCAGTGAACTCCATCTCGTCCATACCCTCGCCAGTGTACCAATGCAAGAAAGCCTTGCGACGGAACATAGCAGTGAACTGATCACCGACACGCTTGAACAACTCCTGAATGGAGGTGGAGTTACCAATGAAGGTCGAGGACATCTTGAGGCCACGGGGGGGAATGGAGCACAGAGCGGTCTGGATGTTGTTGGGAATCCACTCAACGAAGTAGCTCTGGTTCTTGGACTGGATGTTGCGCATCTggtcctcgacctccttcaTTGAAACCTTACCACGGCTAAATTATGGTCAGTACAGAGATCGTGCATAATGGCCGCAGGTGTAGTAACATACAAAATGGCAGAGCAGGTGAGGTAACGTCCATTGCGGAAGTCGGAAGCAGCCATCATGTTCTTGGGGTCGAACATCTGCTGGGTCAACTCAGGAACGGAGACAGCACGGAAAGAGTGAGCACCGCGGCTGGTCAGAGGAGCGAAGCCGACCATGAAGAAGTGCAGACGAGGGAAGGGAACCATGTTGACGGCCAACTTGCGCAGATCAGAGTTGAGCTGACCAGGGAAACGAAGGCAAGTGGTGACGCCGGACATGACGGCGGAGACCAGGTGGTTCAGGTCACCGTAAGAGGGGTTAGAGAGCTTAAGGGTGCGCATGCAAATGTCGTACAGAGCCTGTGAACCAGTCAGTATCCGCGTTGTTTTCTGGACAATCACAGCATCCATACCTCGTTGTCGATACAGAAGGTCTCATCGGAGTGCTCAACGAGCTGGTGAACGGAGAGGGTAGCGTTGTAAGGCTCAACGACAGTGTCGGAAACCTTGGGGGAGGGAACAACGGAGAAGGTCGCCATCATACGGTCGGGGAACTCCTCACGGATCTTGGAGATCAGAAGAGTACCCATACCGGCACCGGTACCACCACCGAGAGAGTGGGTGACCTGGAAGCCCTGGAGGCAGTCACAGCCTTCAGCCTCACGACGGACGACATCGATAACCTGGTCGACCAACTCGGCGCCCTCGGTGTAGTGACCCTTGGCCCAGTTGTTACCAGCACCGGACTGGCCGAAGACGAAGTTGTCGGGACGGAATAGCTCGCCGAAGGGACCGGCACGGACAGCGTCCATGGTACCAGGCTCGAGATCGACCAGAACGGCACGAGGAACATATTTGTCACCGTTGGCCTAGTAGCGAGTCAGATCGTGAGATGTTGCCGAAATAGTATAAATCAAGAGTTTCATCCACACACCTCGTTGAAATAGACGTTCATACGCTCCAGCTGGAGATCGGAGGAGCCATTGTAGCTATTATTTCCCATCAGACACGCGTCCGCTTCTTCCTTGTTTTCCGTGTTTCCGCCGCTTTCTCAATTGGGAGGATATAGGTCGAACTTACTGGCCAGAGCCGTCAAGGCCATGCTCACCAGAGATGGTCTGCCTGTAGATTTGTTAGCTGATACCCATGACAGTGAGGCTGAACCCATGGAGGTAGCCTGCTAAGATGAGAGATCCCAATCACCCGTCATCCAAGCTTTGAGGTCAAGACATACCAGAAAGCGGCACCAATTTGGTTACCCTGTCACCAAGAATCAAGTTTAGCTTCTGCTCAATGCAAACACCATCCCTATGCTTCTTCACCCACGGCGGGCAGTACTTACACACTGACCGGTCTGAAGGTGAACCTGtagaataaaaaaaaacGAGTTAGCTAAGCTGCATTCTTGAGGAACAAGTGGGGTTCTTCTATCCAGGGAGAGCCCGAATCGACGCGTCTCCTAAAGGGGACAGGGGGGGTTTTTAGGCACAACATACGATTTCACGCATTGTGGATGATTTGCTGGAGGAGAGTTACTTGGGATAGGTAGAAAAgagatggaaaaggaaagtTCAAATTGAACCAAAAGGATATGAGACCGTCGAAGAAATGGGGACGGATAGGAAGaatggagaaagggaaaggggagTTGGGTTGAAGTTTAGCGgtgaggagagaaggagttgTTCGTTGTGCGGGCTGGTCTCTCAAGGATCAACAGACAACAAGTCAACATTTGCTGTTGGTAAATAAATCAGGGGGAGCTACGGTCAAACATGGTTTAGCGCGGTTTCTATCATGGGACGCCAGTCAGCAGCCGTTCCGCGCTGGAGCGAACCATAGATAGACCAACGACAACAACCGCGAACCATGAATTGGAGTCATCCCATCATGCCAGGCAATTAAACAATGGGTGTCTATCTCAATACTCAGTGCCAGTTCTAGCATTGTTACCCCGTTTCATCATGTTTTAATATGAGCATAGCCTTTCCCGCTGTTTCTTTCGGCTCAGATGTCCAGACATACATAATCCGCTATAATACAGTACAAAGTGTGTGCATCAATGGCCCCCTCCAGCGCCTATTCAGTTGGCATGTATACAACACCTAGGCGGAAGAGAGAGGTTTAAGAAGTGCCAATTCTCCAAGCAGCCACTACTTGGCAGTATTTTCCACCACATGGGAGCTTTCCAGCCAAGTCCCAAATTCGTCCAACCGTGcgttttcttcctcgtcttcagcGTCAAGTCCTCTCTCCGCCATATCCTCCAGAGCTGCCCGCCTCTCATTGCTCTTTTTGAACTTCTCTTTCCCATCTGTGATGTAGGCTTCGACGCGTGTGCCGGCGAAAAAACGACCATCCATGACCTAGAGATCTGTTAGAGAATGGACCTTCGCAATGGTTATGACGTAGGAACAAAATGAGCCAGCACAACGTACTCTGACGCATTGTCTGGCGGCTTCAGGATCGGTGAAACGAACGCTGACAACTCCATCGGGCTCTTTGTCATATAGAACGACATTCGTAACCTCGCCTAATTTGGAGCACTCCTCCCGAATGTCGTCCTTGATGTCGAGGATGGCTGCTGGGTCCTCCTACAAATGGGTGAGTATCACTCCGTCCCCTGAGTGGCATAAATAGGAACACATAcgtcgatctccttcagaGTAAACATGTGTTTGAGTATGACAACTTTCTCAAACCTAGAGCTCGTGTCTGTCAGAATTGATGGCTCGTCGTCACTCCAATCAGCGAGTTTGCTAGTATGACCACGTCAGCCCACATCTTGTCAAGTCCCGCGGGTTGCCTTGGACAGACCTATTTAGTTTCTGAGTCCTCTTGATGATCTTTTTCTTATCCCTCATGCTGCTCTTTGCCGGTGCCTCTTGTTGGCTCTTGAACGAGAAATCTGCAGCCTGGACCTTCATCGGTCCCTGCGGCCCCGACACCCCTAACCTAAAGTCTGACTCGTCCAGCATCTGTATGGCGAGGTTGACAGACTCCGGCCGGAAATACACTATCAAAGCCTCGCCCTTGAACTTGCCGTTTTCATCCATATACATCTTAATTCGGGGCCGGCCACTGTCAATCTCTTCGGCGATAACGCCACACTTGGAGAAGACGTCGCGGATCTCATCGAACTCAGCATCAAGGGGAATAGATGTGACGAAGACGGCAGTGTTCACTCGTTGTTTTTTTGGCTTTTGGCCATTATTCTGTGATTTAAGTTCAGTTGGTCATTTCGCTAAAATAACGAATTGCAAGGCCATATCGCTTGCGTCACTAACCTCATCCCCACTTGTCTGctgcttccgcttcttcctcaattGTTGCGCAGTGACTTGTTCATTTTCGTCCACCCCTTGAATCTTGTAGGCTTCTTGTTGCTGCCGGAGCAAGTCATCGTCGACCTGGAGAATACCCAACGGCGCGGAAATGTCGCGCCAACCACACAATCAGTTTCACGAACCGACCAAGACCCATGTAGCAACGGCGATGGCAGTGTATCTGCAGTCAAACGCTGTGCTCCAGATATGATACTTGGCAAGTGGGAAAAACACAGTGTGGTAGAAAGGGAGCTCATAACAAGAGGGAGACAGGAAAGGTAAGAGTTCAACGATCGCAAGATACAAAGGGAATCGACCAGCTGCAGAGGAAGCGCGCACACACCGTCGGAATCCATCGTTTTAAAACCGTATCGTATTCAAATTCCTGTCCGTCTTCAGTCTCTAGTATAAACTTGTTGTCCAGCTTCGAGAAGGAAATTCTGGGGTCGCTGTCGAATTCAGCCGGGTCCTGCGGGAAGTTGCTAAACGGCGCCGGTTTAGGTGCTTCTTCGCTGGGGCTTCGAGATGCCATCTGCGAAAGATTGTAGGCCGATCCACGTAATATAAGAATACAGCAAACGAGAAGGAATCACGAGGCGTAGAGAATAATCTGTGCTCTGATCTTAGAAATTGGAATGGTTTGCGGGGTGAGGCGTAGCTCCAAGCTCCAAAGGGGACTTCAGGTGGTGACGACGGGAAGCTCCAATCGTGTCTTATCATTGGCCGCAAGCCATGATGACATCTGCCCATCACCTTATCCCATGCGGACTGCAACCCTTTACAAATGTTACGCCTTAGTTATTTCACTGCTTTCTTCAAATGGGCTGCCAGTAATCACTACAGGATTGGTTTCGTCAACAACTTACTAGATGAACAAAGTAGGTTCCGCCAACCCATGATCGATGTTTATACTGTCAAATCACTATGTACACCTTCATCATACGAGCAAAATTACATGTGGCATTACGAGATGCAAAGATGGTTATCCGAGCCAGTTGCTTATCTGAAAGATAACAGGAGGCCTGACGCATGATGTTTGAATGACTTCAATGCCTTCAGTTGAAGAATATAGAATGGTCTGTACAGCAAAGGGCATCGTCCGACGTGAGGAAAGAAACAAATAATAAACAGGAAATATATACAAAGGATTAAGATCGACAGAATGAGGACATTATTATCAAGGATACAGGGTATCATAGAATATTAGTGAGTCCGACGCAGTGGTCAAGCCTTCGTTTCAATGGCGCCCTCGTGGCCCTCGGTAGGGGTGATTGTCCGCTTAGAGgagccatcaaggccatcatgGCCCTCAACGCCGGCGATCACATCGCGAGTGATTTCGACATAGTCATACTATGAAATTTGTTAGCTCAAACTGTTCAAGTCGCAGATCATCTGAGCACATACAGCAAACTCGCCAATTTCGGCGTCGTCGATACCCAGaatctcatcttcttcggcagcGCGGAGGCTGAGACCAGGGACCAAAttgatgaggaaaaggaTGAGACAGCTACCAAAGAAGGAGTACGCGAAGCCAGTAACAGAGTCGGCTAGTTGGTACCCCAGTTGAACCCAGTTGTGGTTTAACCATCCACCGGGGATCTCACTAAAGCCATCGAGGTGCGCAATGTAGTCACTAGCGGGACGCATGTCAGCCATATATGTCTGTCCTGAATTGGAATAATACTTACGCGGCAAAGAATGCAGTCAGGATGTTGCCAACGAGTCCCCCAATGCCGTGGACGGCAAAGATATCCAGGGCGTCATCAATCTTGAGCCAATACTTGAGTTTGGTGGCATAGTTGCAAGCGATAGCGCCGACAACACCGAAGATGAAAGCGGCCCATGGGGGCACGAAGCCAGATCCAGGAGTAATAGCGACCAAGCCAGCGATGACTCCCGAGCAGAAACCCACAGTAGACCACTTCCTCTCGAGTCGGTAATCCAGAAGACACCAAGTGACACCACCAACAGAAGCGGCGAGGTTAGTCACAAATGCTGCCATAACAGCTCGCATGTTGGCGGCAAGGGCCGAGCCAGCGTTGAATCCGAACCATCCAACCCAGAGAAACACAGTGCCAATGACAACGTGGGTGACGTTGTGAGGGCGGTAGTTGAGCTCATGGGTGCCGTGACCACGGCGTTTCCCGAGCATCAAAGAGTACGCCAATGCTGCTGAGCCGGAGGCAATGTGCACAGGTGTGCCGCCTGCAAAGTCCAAGCCACCGAGGTTGAAGACCCAACCGGAGGAATTCCATGTCCAGCAAGCGATAGGGTCATAGATGATCGTGGTCCAGATAAAGGAGAAAACCATGCACGGAAGCATACGGCCACGTTCAGCCACAGCACCGACGGCAAGCGCTACACTTTCGAGTTGTCAGTTGCCCTATCTTCGAACGGGACGGAAATGCTTGAACTGAACTCACGTAATGCAAGCGAACATTCCCTGGAACACGGCGAAGAGCAGATCCGGCaccttgctgctgccaaCAGAAGGCGCTGCCAGCACACCCTTGAATCCAAAATTCGATAAATCACCAATGTACTTTCCAGCAGTATGGGAAAAAGCTAGTGAGTAGCCCCAGAAAAACCACTGGAAGGAAACGACACCGACAGACATTATCGAGAGCCATATCAGAGAGAGGGCTGACTTTCGACGGGCAAGACCGGAGTAGAAGAAGCTAAAATTTGTTAGCGATGGACATGAAGATGAGTCTCATATTCTCATACCCAACACCAGGAATCATAAGCAGGACTAATGCGGTTGATGTGACAACCCATGCAATGTCACCAGACTGGAGGGGTAGTCAGCTACAAGCGTTCGTTCCAGAACAACATACTACAATGGTGAGGTTGACTGACGCTGTAGTATATGTTCAAATCCTCCGTCAAGGAATCTCCACCCGTTGCTATGGTGCCATTGTAGGCCACCGGGTATTCCGCCATTGTGAAACCACCTGCAGCACAGTCGCAGATTTGTAGGTAGGGACGATTCGATGGTTGAGGTCACTGATCAAGGCCGGTTGCTGTGGTGCTAGATAACCAATGGTAGAAAGCTGAAGTCCTATATGCAACGAGACAGGCCCTGTGCAGGAATGAGCTGCAGAATCAAAATCGAAGTCGTCGGTCAGAGCTCAAGGTCAGAGCTGAAcacgagaagaaggaaagggaaggcTTCGATGTCTGATAAAGGGAGAAATGTGACAGGGAGAGAGGGCCAGACCCATAAATATGCGACGCTGATACAAGTCAAAATCGCCGGGGATAATGGAGCCACGGCCAGAGTTCCTGAAATCAAACATAATGCTCCACTGTCGGGCGCTAGGAAAGGTCTATGGCCTTGGCTCATCCGGCTGATAGTAGTCAAATTGAAGGATTGTGATAGATATCAGACATCATCTGGCCAACCCTTTTAGAGCCAAGGTGCAATGCAACGGATAAGCCCATGGCTGATTAGTTTTCGTTTTACAATGAATAATCAATATGACAAGGATGATGTCCAGGGAAATAGGTCTCTACCTAAGTTCGTCTATCAAGGGAACTCTAACTCAGCCTATCTTTCTGGGTCCAGTAGTATGACCCTCCAtgtactggaaggttgggACCCTTCTGGGGAATCCcgggcgaggatgatgagtCGAGGAGTGCGATGATAGGAAGCCATATAGTAGATTAGACGATAACATCAAAACCGTGGTTCATAATTCCCATTATCGTCGACAAGTCTCGGAGAAACTGATGAAGATCAGGAGGACACCTCGTTGATACTGTCCTTCGAGGTGATTGGGGGATGAGGCGAGCATTGAGTGGTTGTAGATATGGACTTGCTTTGGACCAATCAGCAGCTCTACTGCCAGTCCTCAGCCTGATACGAAGTCCTTTAGGAATTTCTTCTTGACTACCTTACCTATCCTCCCCATCCTTTAAAGGCAAGGATTGTGATATGTTTGGTTGCCAAGATGAATTCCTCTACATTGTACTCGTATGCAGACAATGATCATTGCTATTCTGCGCGATGTTGAGTTTGCAACTGCTCTTCGCTGCTGTACCCCAGGACTTTACACATCCTTACGGTGTCAGCGGGTCACCTTTGACTCATGTTCCGGGTTTAAtaggaaggagaaggcgctggtACCTCAATTAGCTTCCTGCGTAGGGGGCTTTTTCAGAGCATCACGACGATTGTTGGGGTGTTCCAGTATTGACATGGGGTAAGTCTTCCTCAGCCTTTCACCCACTTAGCAGGTTCGCTTATCATTCTGTTATCTTGAACCAAG
The DNA window shown above is from Aspergillus fumigatus Af293 chromosome 1, whole genome shotgun sequence and carries:
- the tubA gene encoding tubulin beta chain — encoded protein: MREIVHLQTGQCGNQIGAAFWQTISGEHGLDGSGHGGNTENKEEADACLMGNNSYNGSSDLQLERMNVYFNEANGDKYVPRAVLVDLEPGTMDAVRAGPFGELFRPDNFVFGQSGAGNNWAKGHYTEGAELVDQVIDVVRREAEGCDCLQGFQVTHSLGGGTGAGMGTLLISKIREEFPDRMMATFSVVPSPKVSDTVVEPYNATLSVHQLVEHSDETFCIDNEALYDICMRTLKLSNPSYGDLNHLVSAVMSGVTTCLRFPGQLNSDLRKLAVNMVPFPRLHFFMVGFAPLTSRGAHSFRAVSVPELTQQMFDPKNMMAASDFRNGRYLTCSAIFRGKVSMKEVEDQMRNIQSKNQSYFVEWIPNNIQTALCSIPPRGLKMSSTFIGNSTSIQELFKRVGDQFTAMFRRKAFLHWYTGEGMDEMEFTEAESNMNDLVSEYQQYQDASISEGEEEYGEEEPLEAEE
- a CDS encoding purine-cytosine permease family protein yields the protein MVSEFEKHRQSPSLHSVTQIELGDCGSSSTVCQSRYQRWTRSFKTLETRGIEPVSPDDRQKPTTSDLFHMLLIWFSMGMAVNHMVVGSIGTLVMNLNFTDAALCAVFGNLIGGLAVGYMSTWGPRSGNRTLVMTRYFMGYYPNKVCCSLNVLTNLGYGMINAMVGGQILSKLSGGTVSVIVGIIIVALGSAIMATFGMRVFHIYERFAWLPQLLTFCILAGSAIPQFDLHAKSVGSSDEINAKRLGFFSLCMSSALSWAPSAADYYVYYPSTIRPWKVWSVTTIGGCGAMIMSILLGVGLGTGVASNIRWQALYDGTPGSLLMAGYDRLGAFGKICGFINVLTVVSNNGPGTYSLAMNFQMLGDIWSRVPRPIFTIASTVTYTACAIGGRDFLYQIFKNFLPLIGYWIIIWFTIAVEEDVLFNRCRGYDWSIWNDWRKLPVGVAAGVSFLIGWAGAIVGMDQVYYTGPVANATTGGCDLGIWLGLGFTAISFPALRLLELQMLGR
- a CDS encoding ammonium permease MEP2, which produces MAEYPVAYNGTIATGGDSLTEDLNIYYSSGDIAWVVTSTALVLLMIPGVGFFYSGLARRKSALSLIWLSIMSVGVVSFQWFFWGYSLAFSHTAGKYIGDLSNFGFKGVLAAPSVGSSKVPDLLFAVFQGMFACITVALAVGAVAERGRMLPCMVFSFIWTTIIYDPIACWTWNSSGWVFNLGGLDFAGGTPVHIASGSAALAYSLMLGKRRGHGTHELNYRPHNVTHVVIGTVFLWVGWFGFNAGSALAANMRAVMAAFVTNLAASVGGVTWCLLDYRLERKWSTVGFCSGVIAGLVAITPGSGFVPPWAAFIFGVVGAIACNYATKLKYWLKIDDALDIFAVHGIGGLVGNILTAFFAADYIAHLDGFSEIPGGWLNHNWVQLGYQLADSVTGFAYSFFGSCLILFLINLVPGLSLRAAEEDEILGIDDAEIGEFAYDYVEITRDVIAGVEGHDGLDGSSKRTITPTEGHEGAIETKA
- a CDS encoding U2 snRNP complex subunit CUS2, which gives rise to MASRSPSEEAPKPAPFSNFPQDPAEFDSDPRISFSKLDNKFILETEDGQEFEYDTVLKRWIPTVDDDLLRQQQEAYKIQGVDENEQVTAQQLRKKRKQQTSGDENNGQKPKKQRVNTAVFVTSIPLDAEFDEIRDVFSKCGVIAEEIDSGRPRIKMYMDENGKFKGEALIVYFRPESVNLAIQMLDESDFRLGVSGPQGPMKVQAADFSFKSQQEAPAKSSMRDKKKIIKRTQKLNSKLADWSDDEPSILTDTSSRFEKVVILKHMFTLKEIDEDPAAILDIKDDIREECSKLGEVTNVVLYDKEPDGVVSVRFTDPEAARQCVRVMDGRFFAGTRVEAYITDGKEKFKKSNERRAALEDMAERGLDAEDEEENARLDEFGTWLESSHVVENTAK